In one window of Gossypium hirsutum isolate 1008001.06 chromosome A01, Gossypium_hirsutum_v2.1, whole genome shotgun sequence DNA:
- the LOC107917417 gene encoding uncharacterized protein, with product MDLKVADNRRLLELNEMEEFRAQEYENAKLYKEKTKGWHDKRIMPQQFEPRQQVLLFNSRLKMFSGKLKSHWSSPFDVTKVYPHRVVDIKDMQTWVIFKVNGQCLKNYWGAHVNRDKQSIDLRDV from the coding sequence ATGGATTTGAAAGTTGCTGACAATAGAAGATTATtggaattaaatgaaatggaagaatTCAGGGCACAAGAGTATGAGAATGCTAAACTTTATAAGGAGAAGACCAAGGGTTGGCATGATAAGAGAATTATGCCACAACAATTTGAACCAAGACAACAGGTATTGTTATTCAACTCAAGGTTGAAAATGTTCTCGGGCAAACTGAAATCCCACTGGTCAAGTCCTTTTGATGTAACCAAAGTATACCCTCATAGAGTAGTGGACATCAAGGATATGCAGACATGGGTCATATTTAAAGTCAATGGACAATGTTTAAAGAACTATTGGGGTGCTCATGTAAATCGAGACAAACAATCCATTGACCTTCGAGATGTTTAA